The Nomia melanderi isolate GNS246 unplaced genomic scaffold, iyNomMela1 scaffold0078, whole genome shotgun sequence genomic sequence acaattagcatttaatataacaattatttaatacacgaattatagtacaatttattttaaaataagtatgcatttatattttttaagaaagtttttgttagatttcaaaatattttttatctttgaaaataCGCGCGTAAAAGCTGTGCAATAGTTTTGCCTTTCTATGTATCATCTATAGACTAAGGTTAGAGAGAAAGTAAGAACTCGTTTCGTCGTTGCcagtcaatttcaaaatataatgtgCCATTAGAGTGACTGtcgttagtttaataaaatgtgatggtgtttactcatttacttttgttattgcTTTCATCAATGGTATCTTCGATGAAGGTACTGTGTagcatttccatgaaattgtgGAATGAACTATATAGGTGCAGTGCATATTATTTTTACCACGTGTTCTTCAGCAGTgaattaaaacgtttatatttgatacatcAACTGTCACCTGCAAAGAATTGTGCAAATTGCTAGATTAATCTAGGAGTTATAGTGAAATAAGTGCAGAAGCGTGAACGCCACATATAGATCGTACGCATTGCgtggtttttgttaaatatcattCGCGTTTCGTGTCCGAGCGTGGAAATATCGTTGTCAGTGCTTCGTTTCAAGTGCTGTAACAGAGTGCTGACGGATTTTCGTGACAAAAGTGTGGGATTATTGTTACTTTCGGTGAAAAAGACTCGAGGTGGGCGCGTGTGACGTCACGACGCGGGTCGTAACAGCTCAGTAGCAAGGAAGCGGCCATTGAGGAAGAACGTGCTCGTGTACGTCGCTCCGTGCTAACGTGACCTGAAGAAAAGCGGTAAAGGTcgcgaaattaaataatctgcGTGTATAATCGCGTTACGGGAGTGCTCGCGAGTGTTGTGGTGCAAGAACAGAACAATTTACTGGATTAACCGAGGAGTGATAGTGAAATAAGTGCGGAAGCGTGAACGCCACGTGTAGATCGCGCGTGTCGTGTGGTTTTCGTTGAATATCATTCGCGTCTTGCGTCCGAGCACGGGAATATCGCTGTCAGTGCTTCGTTTCAAGTGCTGTAACAGAGTGCTGACGGATTTTCGTGACAAAAGTGCGGGATTGTAGTTATTTTCAGTGAAGAAACTTCGAGGTGCGAGGCGTGTGACGTCACAGCATAGAAGCTAGGACGCGGCCATCTTGGTTGGCGGCAACTCTCGGCGCCAGTTCACCGCGgccatctttgcagcgggaagtTTTGGCGCCAAGCCCGTGtcacgtaaaatattcaagacaaatataaaaaaaaggtatttattccacaagattataatgtaacagaaaattttacattcgtgatttaatattacttgaCGCGCAGTTCTCGCGCACGTTCCGAGGTAGAATTCAAGACTGGCGAGGCGCGGTTTCGGTTGGGCATGTATACTAATACATATCTTATCAGGGCGGATGTAGGTGTTTACTCATAGAACGATGATTCATCGACGATTCTTGGGAATTTAGGCTGTCACACTCTCCCGTTTGTAGATTGAACGTGGTCCTCCAAGTTTTGATTATTTCCTCTTGAGAATAGATTCGGGGAGTTTAACATGCCTTGGTTCGAACAATTGTTGTATTCCCAGTCGTGGAAATGAgtgtaacatttcattatttcaagggAGGTTTTATTATAAAGGTTTTCGACGTGTGGTGAGGTCGCCTTTTACACTGTGTATACGACCAAGATCTAATTTTGATGTTTACGGTTTGACGGTATTGAATGAAGTCTACTCGCAGGGTCGATTTAgtcctttttaaaagaaaaaataggagtAGTGGGGATGAGATAGGGTGAGGATGACTCGAGGATCAAGGTAGATGGATGAGTCAGTAGGAGGTGAGAGTTTTTGGCAGCTGAAGATAAGATAGAAacaggaaaaatagaaaatatttagggaaaggaCAACTGTTGCGAGGATGACTGTCACAGAAGCGAACATGTTTGTATGACTATGTGTCACAGCAGGCTGGCATCCAACACGATATGGTTTCATTGGTATCGCTGGAAGTAGATGAATATTGTGGTAATTCTGCGTAGATGTTCATAGAGGTTGATGCCATTGGTTGCGGACTGGTTTCAATcttgttttctatagtgttgTTGTTAATTTTACAACAAAGTAAACGCACACATAGTTTTGAAGGTATACAATTCTTTACACAATTCAATATTCCTAATTTATATAATCCCCATATGGTTACTACCGCCAAAGATACATATCCTataacttgtaatatagaaatagacCAGTTCTTAATATTAGTTTATCTATGCGAGAAATtcagagaatttattttatcctgTAACTGATCTAAAGTACTTTAGTATCCATTTATATTACTCATTACCTTTGGTGTTCCTTCTAAAGTGTCTAATATTGCTCCAAAATCAGAGGTATTTCAAACtggaattttttttgttttgatttcAAATGAAGCATTGTATCGTGTTTCTCCTATACGCATGTAATTGCTTGAATAGGTTGGGTTTGTCTACACATAGTGATACCTGCTTTCCTTTTATAGTGTTGTATCAAATATTCGTTGtctacattaatgtaatttaatccaGCAAGAAAGTAAACTTGGTGCTCGATCAAAGGAATCATGAATACGTTGTTCCTTTTGCTTGGGATTGGACATAAGCGGTCTACATCCCACTTCAAGTTTGGAATCAAtggaatagaaattttgaagaataatttgtTATGTACTGTGAACGCATTTAACTCTGCAATGTCTAAAACGAATTAGAAGTTTTCTCTCTTGGGGATAATTGCAGTATTGAAGATTTTGATTCAAGATTCAAGATTTCTTGTTCACTGATTTGAGGGTTAATAATTCCCTGCTTTGCTAAAGTGATTGTATTTAAGAGTTCGTCATAAGAAAAGTATAGATCGCATATAGCTGCTTCGGTTTTAATGAGATATTTTGTCAAAAATTGATCTAGTTTAGCTTTCTGCTCTATTGTCCGCAATTCTATGCTCATGTTATCTATCTGTTTTACGCTATTAGAATCCACAATTTTCCTAATGAGAGCTGTTTGATTGGAAAttataagcttcatctgattttcttcattgaataatttatcaatgttcttattaattaatgttaaatcgtCATCATATAATGTACCGAACAGTGATTTTGATATTGAACCTATTGCATTTAACAATCCTCTTCTAAGGCTGCTGTGTGTAATGATTTTTAACTGCAACGGTAAGTTctctaatttcttcattttgtttttgattGCTTCTACTTCATCTGATAATGTACAAGATCCTTTGCAGTGTTCCTCCTATACTCCTACTAATTTCTCTGAATTCTCATGCTTAGTAAATATATCGTTTACATCTAACccaaaacattgttattatatagataGGCTTTCTCAATTTTCTCATGGAATATTCAGTTTGTTTGTAACGGTATCACCTCTAGTCCATACGAGACGTGCCAGGTGATGGCGAAAAAGCTGGTTGTcctggaaaatacaattttaacttgTTTTCATGGATTTTCTTTATACTATTATCTATTAGAACTTCATAATAAGGagttttaattttctgaataatgTATGGCCCTAACCATTCCGTACccaatttgttacttttatgatCGTTATGTAAAAGCATACTGTCGCCCACTCTGAATATCGTttgagttttaataatttttctctcttgATCACGTTTGTACCTTTGTTTGCTTTTCTGTAATGTTTTCCTAGCATGTTGCAGTTCAGAATCCCATTCTCTTTTTCTAGCTTGTACTTTGTATACGTCCGTTGACTGTTAGCTGTTACGGAGGAAGCAAGATTGGCTTTCTGACTGAAAGTCAATTCGAATGGAGTGAAACCGGTGGCTTCATGTATAATTGTGCTATATGCTAAAcaacagaaattcaatatttcatcccattcttcgttcctctctttctgAGATGTTCTCAGCATGTCTTTAGTGATTGCATAGGTTCTTTCTAACAAACCGTTGCTCTGTGGGTGGAAGCTAGTAGTTTTTATGTGTTTAATACTAAATGCTTTTTCATATTGTTGCATCAAATCACTAATAAAATTCTGTCTTTGGTCGGTTAAAACTTTCTTTGGAGCGGAAAAGatgtaaatatagtttatttagtaatGCGTTTCAAATTGATTCTGTTTGCTGAGTTTTCAAAGGGACTAGTATAAGGTATTTGGTTAATTCATCATGGATTGAAAGGATGTATTGGTTACCTCGTTTAGTCTTTGGAAGTGGCCCCAAAATGTCCATAGCAATTTTGTCATTAGGTTGTTCTGGAGTATCTGAGATTACTGGTTCTTCTTTGCTCCTGACTCTAGTTAATTTTTCTGTCTGACATGTATCGCATTCTTTAACCTTCTGTTCTACCTTCTCCATTAGTTTGGGAATCTTAAATTGCTCTTTAATCTTGTTATATGTTTTCTGAATACCTGGGTAAGCTGCTAAGTCGTGATTTTCTTCTAATACCCTATCTATTTCTTCGTTGGTTAATTCATAAATTGGTTCATCGGCA encodes the following:
- the LOC143175386 gene encoding uncharacterized protein LOC143175386 isoform X2, whose translation is MTKINAEKFLLKRILTYINDQVREITFADEPIYELTNEEIDRVLEENHDLAAYPGIQKTYNKIKEQFKIPKLMEKVEQKVKECDTCQTEKLTRVRSKEEPVISDTPEQPNDKIAMDILGPLPKTKRAYSTIIHEATGFTPFELTFSQKANLASSVTANSQRTYTKYKLEKENGILNCNMLGKHYRKANKGQPAFSPSPGTSRMD
- the LOC143175386 gene encoding uncharacterized protein LOC143175386 isoform X1; this translates as MTKINAEKFLLKRILTYINDQVREITFADEPIYELTNEEIDRVLEENHDLAAYPGIQKTYNKIKEQFKIPKLMEKVEQKVKECDTCQTEKLTRVRSKEEPVISDTPEQPNDKIAMDILGPLPKTKRAYSTIIHEATGFTPFELTFSQKANLASSVTANSQRTYTKYKLEKENGILNCNMLGKHYRKANKGTNVIKREKLLKLKRYSEWATVCFYITIIKVTNWVRNG